A genomic window from Anguilla rostrata isolate EN2019 chromosome 14, ASM1855537v3, whole genome shotgun sequence includes:
- the LOC135238864 gene encoding disabled homolog 2-like isoform X1, whose translation MSTEVESSVNNQAEPALVKTPSKKEKKKGPEKTDEFLLARFKGDGVRYKAKLIGIDDVPEARGDKMSQDSMMKLKGMAVAARSQGKHKQRIWVNISLTGMKIIDEKSGVIEHEHAVNKISFIARDVTDNRAFGYVCGAEGQHQFFAIKTAQQAEPLVIDLKDLFQLIFNMKKKEAEGPKTDETGSKVIENGGDALLSTEGQENKSVEHLDLFGDMSTPPDIHSPSETKDFLLLDLSTDIDSNQNCVNGNPFATSCSSVLWARPQPSSSPENPFSSQPNFFPSPIPDPFIDDPFCKNGQSAHPSSVIGSLSLGQESSNHFLSKPKVNGGQNGDSDYFGQRFDQVSSRTVIQALTDGQWPLGGKPSEAAPWTESDVPVKEQSGMLSKPFFEACDKSLPLQNGEKHELVGMPEPSFPPAKDSVIISPPPLNTKAGRGRRSAKSPTNDLFGADLFASPSQTEAQPDAAQPNPVDLFNSGPVNHTNPLAALGTMQLGQASVPSASGTAPWRPPGPTMFSIPGVPQVTMGGPQPSPFGGPPVPAWGQTAPAFGVPPGPQPPAWGQRPAPGPPGAWPQPSPLTNPFQPSMFPGGLPPGPMMQQISSPPPQPPPRPAPLKEHPRVENSAFSALDPLGEKEKKTGKDMFKDFKLAKPPAVPARRSEQKEAPSTDGGAFDQYFSAKVGLAQDVADHDDFDISQISGNEPPKPAPRQSPPTTAAPALALAPTPALAPVSAPAPAPAVAPAQGLFDDPFGAQPFGAPPITNTQAFQPAAVTDPFGDPFGNPFA comes from the exons ATGTCAACAGAAGTTGAGAGCAGCGTAAACAACCAGGCCGAGCCGGCCCTCGTCAAAACCCCCTccaagaaagagaagaagaaag GCCCAGAGAAGACCGATGAATTCCTGCTGGCCAGGTTCAAAGGTGATGGAGTGCGATATAAAGCCAAACTGATTGGCATAGATGATGTTCCGGAGGCCAGAGGGGACAAAATGAGTCAGGACTCCATGATGAAACTGAAG GGCATGGCAGTCGCTGCTCGCTCCCAGGGAAAGCACAAACAGAGAATTTGGGTCAATATATCTTTAACCGGGATGAAAATTATTGACGAGAAATCTGGG GTAATAGAACATGAACACGCAGTGAATAAGATCTCCTTCATTGCGCGGGATGTAACCGACAACCGGGCCTTTGGCTATGTGTGTGGTGCAGAGGGCCAGCACCAGTTTTTTGCCATAAAAACTGCCCAGCAA GCTGAGCCTCTTGTTATTGACTTGAAGGAcctttttcagttaattttcaatatgaagaagaaagaagCAGAGGGTCCTAAGACG GATGAAACTGGTAGCAAGGTGATAGAG aatGGCGGTGATGCCTTGCTTAGTACTGAAGGACAGGAGAATAAA AGCGTTGAACATCTGGACCTGTTTGGAGACATGTCGACCCCACCCGACATACACTCTCCTTCA GAGACAAAAGATTTCCTATTGCTGGATCTATCCACTGACATTGACAGCAATCAGAACTGTGTAAATGGAAATCCCTtcgccacttcctgttcctctgtgcTTTGGGCCAGGCCTCAGCCCAGCTCCTCGCCTGAAAATCCCTTCTCCTCCCAGCCCaacttctttccctctcccatTCCTGACCCTTTCATCGATGATCCCTTCTGCAAAAATGGCCAGTCTGCACACCCCAGCTCTGTCATAGGCTCTCTCAGTCTTGGGCAGGAGAGTTCAAATCATTTCCTTAGCAAGCCAAAGGTGAATGGTGGTCAGAATGGCGACTCTGACTACTTTGGTCAGCGGTTTGATCAGGTATCCAGTAGGACTGTCATCCAGGCACTGACTGACGGCCAGTGGCCGCTGGGTGGTAAGCCATCGGAAGCAGCCCCCTGGACTGAAAGTGACGTCCCTGTGAAGGAGCAGAGTGGTATGCTTAGCAAACCCTTTTTTGAAGCCTGTGATAAAAGCCTGCCCTTGCAAAACGGTGAGAAACACGAGCTGGTGGGCATGCCGGAGCCCTCCTTCCCCCCGGCCAAGGATTCGGTGATCATTAGCCCTCCTCCGCTCAACACTAAAGCCGGACGAGGACGGAGGAGTGCGAAG TCTCCTACAAATGACCTTTTTGGAGCAGACCTGTTTGCTTCACCCAGCCAGACAGAAGCCCAGCCTGATGCTGCACAACCCAATCCAGTGGATCTCTTCAATAGTGGCCCAGTCAACCATACCAACCCCCTGGCCGCTCTGG GTACCATGCAGCTGGGACAAGCCTCTGTCCCCTCTGCCTCTGGGACAGCCCCTTGGAGGCCACCTGGCCCCACCATGTTCTCCATCCCAGGTGTTCCACAGGTCACAATGGGAGGTCCCCAACCGTCACCATTCGGAGGCCCACCTGTGCCAGCGTGGGGACAGACTGCTCCAGCCTTCGGTGTTCCACCtggcccccagccccctgcctGGGGCCAGAGGCCTGCCCCAGGGCCTCCCGGAGCCTGGCCCCAGCCCTCTCCCCTGACTAACCCTTTCCAGCCAAGCATGTTTCCTGGTGGCCTCCCACCAGGCCCTATGATGCAGCAGATCTCCAGTCCGCCACCACAGCCACCGCCCCGGCCAGCACCACTGAAGGAGCACCCCAGAGTGGAGAACAGTGCTTTCTCAGCCCTGGACCCCCTGGgtgagaaggagaagaagactGGCAAGGACATGTTCAAGGACTTCAAGCTGGCCAAGCCACCTGCAGTGCCTGCTAGGAGGAGTGAACAGAAGGAAGCTCCCAGCACCGACGGTGGTGCTTTCGACCAATACTTCTCCGCCAAAGTGGGCCTTGCTCAGGATGTAGCTGATCATGATGACTTTGATATCAGTCAGATATCAGGCAATG AGCCGCCCAAACCTGCGCCCCGGCAGTCCCCTCCAACCACTGCAGCCCCCGCCCTTGCGCTGGCTCCCACCCCTGCACTGGCTCCAGTCTCGGCTCCGGCCCCAGCACCAGCGGTAGCACCAGCCCAGGGCCTCTTTGATGACCCTTTTGGGGCGCAACCGTTCGGAGCGCCTCCCATCACA AACACTCAGGCTTTCCAACCCGCTGCTGTCACTGACCCCTTTGGAGATCCCTTTGGTAACCCCTTTGCCTGA
- the LOC135238864 gene encoding disabled homolog 2-like isoform X2: MSTEVESSVNNQAEPALVKTPSKKEKKKGPEKTDEFLLARFKGDGVRYKAKLIGIDDVPEARGDKMSQDSMMKLKGMAVAARSQGKHKQRIWVNISLTGMKIIDEKSGVIEHEHAVNKISFIARDVTDNRAFGYVCGAEGQHQFFAIKTAQQAEPLVIDLKDLFQLIFNMKKKEAEGPKTDETGSKVIENGGDALLSTEGQENKSVEHLDLFGDMSTPPDIHSPSSPTNDLFGADLFASPSQTEAQPDAAQPNPVDLFNSGPVNHTNPLAALGTMQLGQASVPSASGTAPWRPPGPTMFSIPGVPQVTMGGPQPSPFGGPPVPAWGQTAPAFGVPPGPQPPAWGQRPAPGPPGAWPQPSPLTNPFQPSMFPGGLPPGPMMQQISSPPPQPPPRPAPLKEHPRVENSAFSALDPLGEKEKKTGKDMFKDFKLAKPPAVPARRSEQKEAPSTDGGAFDQYFSAKVGLAQDVADHDDFDISQISGNEPPKPAPRQSPPTTAAPALALAPTPALAPVSAPAPAPAVAPAQGLFDDPFGAQPFGAPPITNTQAFQPAAVTDPFGDPFGNPFA; the protein is encoded by the exons ATGTCAACAGAAGTTGAGAGCAGCGTAAACAACCAGGCCGAGCCGGCCCTCGTCAAAACCCCCTccaagaaagagaagaagaaag GCCCAGAGAAGACCGATGAATTCCTGCTGGCCAGGTTCAAAGGTGATGGAGTGCGATATAAAGCCAAACTGATTGGCATAGATGATGTTCCGGAGGCCAGAGGGGACAAAATGAGTCAGGACTCCATGATGAAACTGAAG GGCATGGCAGTCGCTGCTCGCTCCCAGGGAAAGCACAAACAGAGAATTTGGGTCAATATATCTTTAACCGGGATGAAAATTATTGACGAGAAATCTGGG GTAATAGAACATGAACACGCAGTGAATAAGATCTCCTTCATTGCGCGGGATGTAACCGACAACCGGGCCTTTGGCTATGTGTGTGGTGCAGAGGGCCAGCACCAGTTTTTTGCCATAAAAACTGCCCAGCAA GCTGAGCCTCTTGTTATTGACTTGAAGGAcctttttcagttaattttcaatatgaagaagaaagaagCAGAGGGTCCTAAGACG GATGAAACTGGTAGCAAGGTGATAGAG aatGGCGGTGATGCCTTGCTTAGTACTGAAGGACAGGAGAATAAA AGCGTTGAACATCTGGACCTGTTTGGAGACATGTCGACCCCACCCGACATACACTCTCCTTCA TCTCCTACAAATGACCTTTTTGGAGCAGACCTGTTTGCTTCACCCAGCCAGACAGAAGCCCAGCCTGATGCTGCACAACCCAATCCAGTGGATCTCTTCAATAGTGGCCCAGTCAACCATACCAACCCCCTGGCCGCTCTGG GTACCATGCAGCTGGGACAAGCCTCTGTCCCCTCTGCCTCTGGGACAGCCCCTTGGAGGCCACCTGGCCCCACCATGTTCTCCATCCCAGGTGTTCCACAGGTCACAATGGGAGGTCCCCAACCGTCACCATTCGGAGGCCCACCTGTGCCAGCGTGGGGACAGACTGCTCCAGCCTTCGGTGTTCCACCtggcccccagccccctgcctGGGGCCAGAGGCCTGCCCCAGGGCCTCCCGGAGCCTGGCCCCAGCCCTCTCCCCTGACTAACCCTTTCCAGCCAAGCATGTTTCCTGGTGGCCTCCCACCAGGCCCTATGATGCAGCAGATCTCCAGTCCGCCACCACAGCCACCGCCCCGGCCAGCACCACTGAAGGAGCACCCCAGAGTGGAGAACAGTGCTTTCTCAGCCCTGGACCCCCTGGgtgagaaggagaagaagactGGCAAGGACATGTTCAAGGACTTCAAGCTGGCCAAGCCACCTGCAGTGCCTGCTAGGAGGAGTGAACAGAAGGAAGCTCCCAGCACCGACGGTGGTGCTTTCGACCAATACTTCTCCGCCAAAGTGGGCCTTGCTCAGGATGTAGCTGATCATGATGACTTTGATATCAGTCAGATATCAGGCAATG AGCCGCCCAAACCTGCGCCCCGGCAGTCCCCTCCAACCACTGCAGCCCCCGCCCTTGCGCTGGCTCCCACCCCTGCACTGGCTCCAGTCTCGGCTCCGGCCCCAGCACCAGCGGTAGCACCAGCCCAGGGCCTCTTTGATGACCCTTTTGGGGCGCAACCGTTCGGAGCGCCTCCCATCACA AACACTCAGGCTTTCCAACCCGCTGCTGTCACTGACCCCTTTGGAGATCCCTTTGGTAACCCCTTTGCCTGA